Genomic DNA from Candidatus Binatia bacterium:
TTCAAGCTCTTCTTGCTCCGCCTTACAGTTGACGCAGAAAGTGGTCACCGGGCGGACCCGAAGCCGATTGAATCCGATCGGTGCATCGCAAGATTCGCAATATCCGTACTCGCCCGACTCGATACGGCCGAGTGCTTCGTCGATTTTAGACAGCAGTTTCCGCTCGCGGTCCCGGACACGCAACAGCGCGATGTGATCTGCCTCAATGGATGCGCGGTCGCTCGGGTCGGGCGTATTGACCGTGTTGGCATTGAGTCCCCCAACAGTCTTCGTGGCTTCCGCGAGAATTTCCGCCCGGCGTTGTAGCAACAATTCCCGCAGCACCGCAATTTGCTCTGCGGTCAACGAACCGCTCATC
This window encodes:
- the dksA gene encoding RNA polymerase-binding protein DksA, with product MPAERMSGSLTAEQIAVLRELLLQRRAEILAEATKTVGGLNANTVNTPDPSDRASIEADHIALLRVRDRERKLLSKIDEALGRIESGEYGYCESCDAPIGFNRLRVRPVTTFCVNCKAEQEELERRPGHS